The following proteins come from a genomic window of Streptococcus pneumoniae:
- a CDS encoding NAD(P)H-hydrate dehydratase, translating into MKVINQTLLEKVIIERSRSSHKGDYGRLLLLGGTYPYGGAIIMAALAAVKSGAGLVTVGTDRENIPALHSHLPEPMAFSLQDQQLLKEQLEKAEVILLGPGLRDDASGENLVKQVFVNLSQNQILIVDGGALTILARTSLSFPSSQLILTPHQKEWEKLSGITIEKQKEDATASVLTSFPQGTILVEKGPATRIWEVGQSDYYQLQVGGPYQATGGMGDTLAGMIAGFVGQFRQASLYERVAVATHLHSAIAQELSQENYVVLPTEISRYLPKIMKIICQQDRVSKDKLV; encoded by the coding sequence ATGAAAGTGATTAATCAAACCTTACTAGAAAAAGTTATTATTGAACGTTCTCGTTCAAGTCATAAAGGAGATTATGGTCGTCTGCTGCTGCTTGGTGGTACTTATCCTTATGGAGGTGCCATCATCATGGCTGCTTTAGCAGCTGTAAAAAGCGGTGCAGGATTGGTGACCGTTGGAACGGACAGGGAAAATATCCCGGCTCTGCACAGCCATTTACCTGAGCCTATGGCCTTTTCTCTTCAAGACCAGCAATTGTTAAAAGAGCAATTGGAGAAGGCAGAAGTTATCTTGCTGGGGCCTGGTTTACGAGACGATGCTTCTGGAGAAAATCTAGTAAAACAGGTCTTTGTTAATTTAAGCCAAAATCAGATTTTGATTGTAGACGGAGGTGCCTTGACCATTCTTGCTAGGACAAGTTTGTCATTTCCCTCAAGCCAGCTTATCCTAACTCCTCACCAAAAAGAATGGGAAAAATTATCTGGAATTACGATTGAAAAGCAAAAGGAAGATGCAACGGCTAGTGTTCTGACTTCCTTCCCTCAAGGAACAATTTTGGTGGAGAAAGGCCCAGCTACTCGTATTTGGGAAGTTGGCCAATCTGATTATTACCAGTTACAGGTTGGTGGTCCTTATCAGGCGACTGGGGGAATGGGAGATACTCTGGCTGGGATGATCGCAGGATTTGTAGGCCAATTCCGACAGGCCAGTCTCTACGAGCGTGTGGCAGTAGCGACCCATCTTCATTCAGCCATAGCCCAAGAACTATCTCAAGAAAATTATGTGGTCTTACCGACGGAAATCAGCAGGTATCTTCCCAAAATAATGAAAATTATTTGTCAACAAGATAGGGTAAGCAAAGATAAACTTGTTTAA
- a CDS encoding amino acid ABC transporter permease, with the protein MNFSFLPKYLPYFNYGAVVTILISICVIFLGTILGVVLAFGQRSKFKPLVWLANLYVWIFRGTPMMVQIMIAFALMHINAPTIQIGILGVDFSRLIPGILIISMNSGAYVSETVRAGINAVPKGQLEAAYSLGIRPKNAMRYVILPQAIKNILPALGNEFITIIKDSSLLSAIGVMELWNGATTVSTTTYLPLTPLLFAAFYYLIMTSILTVALKAFEKHMGQGDKK; encoded by the coding sequence ATGAATTTTTCTTTTTTACCTAAGTATTTACCTTATTTTAACTATGGGGCTGTTGTGACGATTCTTATTTCTATCTGTGTTATCTTTTTGGGAACTATTTTGGGTGTTGTCTTGGCTTTTGGGCAACGTTCAAAGTTTAAACCGCTTGTTTGGTTGGCCAACTTGTACGTTTGGATTTTCCGTGGGACACCGATGATGGTTCAAATTATGATTGCCTTTGCTCTTATGCATATCAATGCTCCGACTATTCAGATTGGAATTTTAGGTGTTGATTTTTCGCGTCTGATTCCAGGGATTTTGATTATCTCTATGAATAGTGGTGCTTATGTTTCGGAGACTGTTCGTGCCGGAATCAATGCGGTTCCAAAAGGTCAGCTAGAGGCGGCTTATTCGCTAGGGATTCGTCCTAAAAATGCGATGCGTTATGTGATTTTGCCACAAGCAATCAAAAATATCTTGCCAGCATTGGGGAACGAATTTATCACCATTATCAAGGACAGCTCCCTCTTATCAGCTATTGGGGTCATGGAGTTGTGGAATGGGGCTACAACAGTTTCTACAACAACCTATCTACCTTTAACACCGCTTTTATTTGCAGCATTTTATTACTTGATTATGACCTCTATTCTGACAGTAGCCTTGAAAGCTTTTGAAAAACATATGGGACAAGGAGATAAGAAATAA
- a CDS encoding amino acid ABC transporter ATP-binding protein produces MTETLIKIENLHKSFGKNEVLKGINLEIKRGEVVVIIGPSGSGKSTLLRSMNLLEEATKGKVIFEGVDITDKKNDLFAMREKMGMVFQQFNLFPNMTVIENITLSPIKTKGESREVAEKRAQELLEKVGLPDKADAYPQSLSGGQQQRIAIARGLAMEPDVLLFDEPTSALDPEMVGEVLAVMQDLAKSGMTMVIVTHEMGFAREVADRVIFMADGVVVEDGTPEQIFEQTQEQRTKDFLSKVL; encoded by the coding sequence ATGACAGAAACCTTGATAAAAATTGAAAATTTACATAAATCTTTTGGAAAGAATGAAGTATTGAAGGGAATCAACCTCGAGATTAAAAGAGGAGAAGTTGTCGTTATCATCGGTCCTTCAGGGAGTGGGAAATCTACCTTGCTTCGCTCTATGAATTTGTTGGAGGAAGCAACCAAGGGGAAGGTTATCTTTGAGGGAGTCGATATTACGGACAAGAAGAATGACTTGTTTGCCATGCGTGAGAAGATGGGCATGGTTTTCCAACAATTTAACCTCTTTCCTAATATGACTGTGATTGAAAATATTACCTTGTCACCTATCAAGACCAAAGGTGAAAGCAGGGAAGTTGCTGAGAAGAGAGCCCAAGAGCTTTTGGAAAAAGTTGGTTTGCCAGATAAGGCAGACGCTTATCCACAGAGTCTGTCGGGTGGGCAGCAACAACGGATTGCCATCGCGCGTGGGTTGGCTATGGAACCAGATGTTTTGCTCTTTGACGAACCAACTTCAGCCTTGGATCCTGAAATGGTAGGTGAGGTATTGGCTGTTATGCAAGACCTTGCCAAGTCAGGGATGACTATGGTTATCGTAACACATGAGATGGGATTTGCCCGTGAGGTGGCAGATCGTGTTATCTTTATGGCAGACGGTGTGGTTGTTGAAGATGGGACACCTGAGCAGATTTTTGAACAAACCCAAGAACAACGGACTAAAGATTTCTTGAGTAAGGTTTTATAA
- a CDS encoding YkuJ family protein, which produces MESHLVRIINRLEAMANDGGNLKRNFEREGVVVAEVAYSHDEENGPIFTLRDVEDRETYTFDSIDLIAMEIYELLY; this is translated from the coding sequence ATGGAATCACATTTGGTTAGAATCATCAACCGCCTTGAAGCAATGGCAAACGATGGCGGAAATTTAAAACGTAATTTTGAACGCGAAGGAGTTGTTGTTGCAGAAGTTGCGTACAGCCACGACGAAGAAAACGGCCCAATCTTTACCCTTCGTGACGTAGAAGATCGCGAAACGTATACGTTTGATAGCATTGACTTAATCGCAATGGAAATTTACGAACTTCTCTACTAA
- a CDS encoding ATP-dependent Clp protease ATP-binding subunit encodes MLCQNCKINDSTIHLYTNLNGKQKQIDLCQNCYKIIKTDPNNSLFKGMTDLNNRDFDPFGDFFNDLNNFRPSSNTPPIPPTQSGGGYGGNGGYGSQNRGSAQTPPPSQEKGLLEEFGINVTEIARRGDIDPVIGRDDEIIRVIEILNRRTKNNPVLIGEPGVGKTAVVEGLAQKIVDGDVPHKLQGKQVIRLDVVSLVQGTGIRGQFEERMQKLMEEIRKREDIILFIDEIHEIVGAGSASDGNMDAGNILKPALARGELQLVGATTLNEYRIIEKDAALERRMQPVKVDEPTVDETITILKGIQKKYEDYHHVQYTDAAIEAAATLSNRYIQDRFLPDKAIDLLDEAGSKMNLTLNFVDPKVIDQRLIEAENLKSQATREEDFEKAAYFRDQIAKYKEMQKKKITDQDTPIISEKTIEHIIEQKTNIPVGDLKEKEQSQLIHLAEDLKSHVIGQDDAVDKIAKAIRRNRVGLGTPNRPIGSFLFVGPTGVGKTELSKQLAIELFGSADSMIRFDMSEYMEKHSVAKLVGAPPGYVGYDEAGQLTEKVRHNPYSLILLDEVEKAHPDVMHMFLQVLDDGRLTDGQGRTVSFKDAIIIMTSNAGTGKTEASVGFGAAREGRTNSVLGELGNFFSPEFMNRFDGIIEFKALSKDNLLQIVELMLADVNKRLSSNNIRLDVTDKVKEKLVDLGYDPKMGARPLRRTIQDYIEDTITDYYLENPSEKDLKAVMTSKGNIQIKSAKKAEVKSSEKEK; translated from the coding sequence ATGCTTTGTCAAAACTGTAAAATTAACGACTCAACAATTCATCTTTACACCAATCTCAATGGAAAACAAAAACAAATTGACCTCTGTCAAAACTGCTATAAGATTATCAAAACAGATCCTAACAATAGCCTCTTCAAAGGTATGACGGATCTGAACAATCGTGACTTCGATCCCTTTGGTGATTTCTTCAATGATCTAAACAATTTCAGACCTTCTAGCAATACTCCTCCTATTCCCCCAACCCAATCAGGTGGAGGTTACGGTGGAAACGGCGGTTATGGTTCCCAAAATCGTGGATCTGCTCAAACTCCGCCACCTAGCCAAGAAAAAGGCCTGCTGGAAGAATTTGGTATTAATGTAACTGAAATTGCCCGTCGTGGAGACATTGACCCCGTTATTGGGCGCGACGATGAGATTATCCGTGTCATCGAGATTCTCAATCGTAGAACGAAGAATAATCCTGTCCTTATCGGTGAACCTGGTGTCGGAAAAACGGCCGTTGTCGAAGGTCTAGCTCAGAAAATTGTCGATGGCGATGTGCCACATAAACTCCAAGGTAAACAAGTCATCCGTCTGGATGTGGTTAGCTTAGTTCAAGGAACGGGGATTCGAGGACAATTTGAAGAACGCATGCAAAAACTCATGGAAGAAATTCGCAAACGTGAAGACATCATCCTCTTTATCGATGAAATCCATGAAATTGTTGGTGCTGGTTCTGCGAGTGATGGTAATATGGACGCAGGAAATATCCTCAAGCCAGCCCTTGCTCGTGGAGAACTGCAACTAGTCGGTGCTACTACCCTCAATGAATACCGTATCATTGAAAAGGATGCTGCCCTCGAGCGTCGTATGCAGCCTGTTAAAGTCGATGAACCAACGGTGGATGAAACAATCACTATTCTCAAAGGGATTCAAAAGAAATACGAAGATTACCACCACGTTCAATATACCGATGCTGCGATTGAAGCAGCTGCAACTCTTTCCAATCGCTACATCCAAGATCGCTTCTTGCCTGACAAGGCCATTGACCTCCTAGATGAAGCTGGTTCTAAGATGAACTTGACCTTGAATTTTGTGGATCCTAAAGTAATTGATCAGCGCTTGATTGAGGCTGAAAATCTCAAGTCTCAAGCTACACGAGAAGAAGATTTTGAGAAGGCGGCCTACTTCCGCGACCAGATTGCCAAGTATAAGGAAATGCAAAAGAAAAAGATCACAGACCAGGATACTCCTATCATCAGCGAGAAAACTATTGAGCACATTATCGAGCAGAAAACCAATATCCCTGTTGGTGATTTGAAAGAGAAAGAACAATCTCAACTCATCCATCTAGCCGAAGATCTCAAGTCTCATGTTATTGGCCAAGATGATGCAGTCGATAAGATTGCCAAGGCTATTCGCCGTAATCGTGTCGGACTTGGTACCCCTAACCGCCCAATCGGAAGCTTCCTCTTCGTTGGGCCAACTGGTGTCGGTAAGACAGAACTTTCCAAACAACTGGCTATCGAACTTTTTGGTTCTGCTGATAGTATGATTCGCTTTGATATGAGTGAATACATGGAAAAACATAGTGTGGCTAAGTTGGTCGGCGCTCCTCCAGGTTATGTTGGCTATGATGAGGCTGGTCAATTAACTGAAAAAGTTCGCCACAATCCATATTCTCTCATCCTTCTCGATGAAGTGGAAAAAGCTCACCCAGATGTTATGCACATGTTTCTTCAAGTCTTGGACGATGGTCGTTTGACAGACGGGCAAGGACGCACCGTTAGCTTCAAGGATGCCATCATTATCATGACCTCAAATGCAGGTACAGGAAAGACCGAAGCTAGCGTTGGATTTGGTGCTGCTAGAGAAGGACGTACCAATTCTGTCCTCGGTGAACTCGGTAACTTCTTTAGCCCAGAGTTTATGAACCGTTTTGATGGCATTATCGAATTTAAGGCTCTCAGCAAGGATAACCTCCTTCAGATTGTCGAGCTCATGCTAGCAGATGTTAACAAGCGCCTCTCTAGCAACAACATTCGTTTGGATGTAACTGACAAGGTCAAGGAAAAGTTGGTTGACCTAGGTTATGATCCAAAAATGGGAGCACGCCCACTTCGTCGGACTATTCAAGACTATATTGAGGACACAATCACTGACTACTACCTTGAAAATCCAAGCGAAAAAGATCTCAAAGCAGTTATGACTAGCAAGGGAAACATTCAGATTAAATCTGCCAAAAAAGCTGAAGTTAAAAGTTCTGAAAAAGAAAAATAA
- the rpiA gene encoding ribose-5-phosphate isomerase RpiA, translated as MENLKKMAGIKAAEFVSDGMVVGLGTGSTAYYFVEEIGRRIKEEGLQITAVTTSSVTTKQAEGLNIPLKSIDQVDFVDVTVDGADEVDSQFNGIKGGGGALLMEKVVATPSKEYIWVVDESKLVEKLGAFKLPVEVVQYGAEQVFRHFERAGYKPSFREKDGQRFVTDMQNFIIDLALDVIENPIAFGQELDHVVGVVEHGLFNQMVDKVIVAGRDGVQISTSKKGK; from the coding sequence GTGGAAAATCTGAAGAAAATGGCAGGTATCAAGGCTGCTGAGTTCGTGAGCGATGGAATGGTCGTTGGACTTGGAACAGGCTCGACTGCCTATTATTTTGTCGAAGAAATCGGTCGTCGTATCAAGGAAGAAGGATTGCAGATTACAGCTGTAACAACTTCTAGTGTGACCACTAAACAGGCAGAAGGCCTTAATATCCCGCTCAAGTCTATTGACCAAGTAGACTTTGTCGATGTGACGGTTGATGGCGCGGATGAAGTGGATAGTCAGTTTAATGGAATCAAAGGCGGTGGTGGTGCCCTTCTCATGGAAAAGGTGGTCGCAACACCATCAAAAGAATACATTTGGGTGGTGGATGAAAGCAAGCTGGTCGAAAAACTAGGTGCTTTTAAATTGCCAGTAGAAGTGGTTCAGTATGGTGCAGAGCAGGTCTTTCGTCATTTTGAACGAGCTGGCTACAAACCAAGTTTCCGTGAAAAAGACGGCCAACGTTTTGTGACGGATATGCAGAATTTTATCATTGACCTCGCCTTGGATGTCATTGAAAATCCAATTGCTTTTGGACAAGAATTGGACCATGTCGTTGGTGTTGTGGAGCATGGTTTATTCAACCAAATGGTGGATAAGGTAATCGTTGCTGGACGAGATGGAGTTCAGATTTCAACTTCAAAAAAAGGAAAATAG
- a CDS encoding bifunctional methylenetetrahydrofolate dehydrogenase/methenyltetrahydrofolate cyclohydrolase — MTQIIDGKALAAKLQGQLAEKTAKLKEETALVPGLVVILVGDNPASQVYVRNKERSALAAGSRSEVVRVPETITQEELLDLIAKYNQDPAWHGILVQLPLPKHIDEEAVLLAIDPEKDVDGFHPLNMGRLWSGHPVMIPSTPAGIMEMFHEYGIDLEGKNAVVIGRSNIVGKPMAQLLLAKNATVTLAHSRTHNLAKVAAKADILVVAIGRAKFVTADFVKPGAVVIDVGMNRDENGKLCGDVDYEAVAPLASHITPVPGGVGPMTITMLMEQTYQAALRTLDRK; from the coding sequence ATGACACAGATTATTGATGGGAAAGCTTTAGCGGCCAAATTGCAGGGGCAGTTGGCTGAAAAGACTGCAAAATTAAAGGAAGAAACAGCTCTAGTGCCTGGTTTGGTAGTGATTTTGGTTGGGGATAATCCAGCCAGCCAAGTCTACGTTCGCAACAAGGAGAGGTCAGCTCTTGCGGCTGGTTCCCGTAGCGAAGTAGTGCGAGTTCCAGAGACCATTACTCAAGAGGAATTGTTAGACCTGATTGCTAAATATAATCAGGATCCAGCTTGGCATGGGATTTTGGTCCAGTTGCCATTACCAAAACATATCGATGAAGAGGCGGTTTTATTAGCCATTGACCCAGAAAAGGATGTGGATGGTTTCCATCCCCTAAACATGGGACGTCTTTGGTCTGGACATCCAGTCATGATTCCCTCGACACCTGCAGGAATTATGGAAATGTTTCATGAATATGGGATTGACTTGGAAGGTAAAAATGCGGTCGTAATCGGTCGTTCAAATATCGTTGGAAAACCTATGGCTCAGCTTCTTTTGGCTAAAAATGCGACAGTAACCTTGGCCCACTCACGAACTCATAATCTTGCCAAGGTGGCTGCTAAAGCAGATATTCTTGTAGTCGCAATCGGCCGCGCCAAGTTTGTGACTGCTGACTTTGTCAAACCAGGTGCGGTTGTCATTGACGTTGGGATGAACCGAGATGAAAATGGGAAGCTCTGTGGAGATGTTGATTATGAGGCAGTTGCACCACTTGCTAGCCATATCACGCCAGTCCCTGGAGGTGTCGGTCCTATGACCATTACCATGCTGATGGAGCAAACTTATCAAGCAGCACTTCGGACATTGGATAGAAAATAA